In the genome of Vibrio sp. NTOU-M3, one region contains:
- a CDS encoding F0F1 ATP synthase subunit epsilon has product MAAITFHLDVVSAEKKIFSGRVETFQVTGSEGELGIFHGHTPLLTAIKPGMVRIVKQHGHEEIIYVSGGMVEVQPGTATVLADTAIRGEELDAAKAEEAKRRAEENIQNQHGDMDFAQAASELAKAIAQLRVIELTKKRR; this is encoded by the coding sequence ATGGCAGCAATAACCTTTCACCTAGACGTAGTGAGCGCAGAGAAGAAAATTTTCTCAGGCCGCGTTGAGACGTTTCAGGTGACCGGTAGCGAAGGTGAGCTTGGAATTTTCCACGGTCACACACCGCTGCTGACCGCTATCAAGCCTGGTATGGTGCGTATTGTTAAGCAACACGGCCACGAAGAAATTATTTATGTTTCTGGTGGTATGGTCGAAGTTCAGCCGGGTACTGCTACAGTACTGGCTGATACCGCGATTCGTGGTGAAGAACTGGACGCAGCTAAGGCTGAAGAAGCCAAACGTCGTGCTGAAGAAAATATTCAGAATCAGCATGGTGATATGGACTTCGCGCAAGCGGCTAGTGAACTGGCTAAAGCTATTGCTCAGCTACGTGTTATCGAGCTGACTAAAAAGCGCCGCTAA
- the atpD gene encoding F0F1 ATP synthase subunit beta has protein sequence MATGKIVQIIGAVVDVEFPQSEVPSVYDALNVTESKERLVLEVQQQLGGGVVRCIVMGSSDGLRRGVEVVNTGAPISVPVGTKTLGRIMNVLGDAIDECGDIGAEETYSIHREAPSYEEQSNEIALLETGVKVIDLVCPFAKGGKIGLFGGAGVGKTVNMMELINNIALQHSGLSVFAGVGERTREGNDFYFEMQEAGVVNVENPEESKVAMVYGQMNEPPGNRLRVALTGLTMAEKFRDEGRDVLLFVDNIYRYTLAGTEVSALLGRMPSAVGYQPTLAEEMGVLQERITSTKSGSITSVQAVYVPADDLTDPSPATTFAHLDATVVLNRNIAAMGLYPAIDPLDSTSRMLDPLVVGQEHYDTARGVQQTLQRYKELKDIIAILGMDELSEEDKQVVSRARKIERFLTQPYHVAEVFTGDPGVYVPLKETLRGFKGLLAGEYDDIPEQAFMYCGTIDDAIENAKKL, from the coding sequence ATGGCTACAGGTAAGATCGTACAGATCATCGGTGCGGTAGTCGACGTAGAGTTCCCACAGAGCGAAGTACCTAGTGTATATGACGCTCTAAACGTTACAGAATCAAAAGAGCGTCTAGTTCTTGAGGTTCAACAACAACTAGGCGGTGGCGTAGTTCGTTGTATCGTAATGGGTAGCTCTGATGGTTTACGTCGTGGCGTTGAAGTGGTTAACACAGGCGCTCCAATTTCAGTACCAGTAGGTACTAAGACCCTAGGTCGTATCATGAACGTTCTAGGTGACGCAATTGACGAGTGTGGTGATATCGGTGCGGAAGAGACTTACTCTATCCACCGTGAAGCACCAAGCTACGAAGAGCAATCAAACGAGATCGCTCTACTAGAGACTGGCGTTAAAGTAATCGACTTAGTTTGTCCATTCGCTAAGGGTGGTAAAATTGGTCTATTCGGTGGTGCTGGTGTAGGTAAGACCGTCAACATGATGGAACTTATCAACAACATCGCACTTCAGCACTCTGGTCTATCAGTATTTGCTGGTGTAGGTGAGCGTACCCGTGAAGGTAACGATTTCTACTTTGAGATGCAGGAAGCGGGCGTTGTAAACGTTGAGAATCCTGAGGAATCAAAAGTAGCGATGGTTTATGGTCAGATGAACGAGCCACCAGGTAACCGTCTACGTGTTGCACTGACTGGCCTGACAATGGCAGAGAAGTTCCGTGACGAAGGTCGTGACGTTCTGCTGTTCGTTGATAACATCTACCGTTACACACTTGCAGGTACAGAGGTATCAGCACTGCTAGGTCGTATGCCTTCAGCGGTAGGTTACCAGCCAACTCTTGCAGAAGAGATGGGTGTACTACAGGAGCGTATCACGTCAACGAAATCTGGTTCTATCACGTCTGTACAGGCAGTATACGTACCTGCGGATGACTTGACTGACCCGTCTCCAGCAACTACGTTCGCACACTTGGATGCAACGGTTGTACTTAACCGTAACATTGCAGCAATGGGTCTGTACCCAGCGATTGACCCACTAGATTCAACATCTCGTATGCTTGATCCTCTAGTGGTTGGTCAAGAGCATTACGACACAGCTCGTGGCGTTCAGCAGACACTTCAGCGTTACAAAGAGCTGAAAGATATCATCGCGATCCTAGGTATGGACGAGCTATCTGAAGAAGATAAGCAAGTTGTATCTCGTGCACGTAAGATTGAGCGTTTCCTAACTCAGCCTTACCACGTAGCGGAAGTATTTACAGGTGACCCTGGCGTTTACGTACCTCTTAAAGAGACACTACGTGGCTTCAAAGGTCTACTAGCTGGTGAATACGATGACATTCCAGAGCAAGCGTTCATGTACTGCGGTACGATTGACGATGCTATCGAGAATGCGAAGAAGCTATAA
- the atpG gene encoding F0F1 ATP synthase subunit gamma, which translates to MAGAKEIRNKIGSVKSTQKITKAMEMVAASKMRRSQDAMEASRPYAETMRKVIGHVANANLEYRHPYLEEREAKRVGYIIVSTDRGLCGGLNINVFKKALLDMQAWKEKGAEVELALVGSKATGFFKHSGAKVAAQVSGLGDSPSLEDLIGSVSVMLKKYDEGELDRLYVVFNKFVNTMVQQPTIDQLLPLPKSDSEEMQREHSWDYIYEPEPKPLLDTLLVRYVESQVYQGVVENLACEQAARMIAMKAATDNATNLIEDLELVYNKARQAAITQELSEIVGGASAV; encoded by the coding sequence ATGGCCGGCGCAAAAGAGATACGTAATAAAATCGGTAGTGTTAAAAGCACGCAGAAAATTACGAAAGCGATGGAAATGGTAGCAGCTTCAAAAATGCGTCGTTCTCAAGATGCAATGGAAGCTTCTCGTCCATACGCTGAAACCATGCGTAAAGTGATCGGTCACGTAGCAAACGCAAACCTAGAGTACCGTCATCCGTACCTAGAAGAGCGTGAAGCGAAACGAGTTGGTTACATCATCGTTTCTACAGACCGTGGCCTGTGTGGTGGCTTGAACATCAATGTGTTCAAAAAAGCGCTACTCGATATGCAGGCTTGGAAAGAGAAAGGTGCTGAAGTTGAACTGGCATTAGTCGGTTCAAAAGCAACAGGCTTTTTCAAACATAGCGGCGCGAAAGTAGCTGCTCAGGTTTCTGGTCTGGGCGATAGCCCAAGCTTAGAAGACCTAATCGGTTCTGTTAGCGTAATGCTGAAGAAATACGATGAAGGTGAATTGGACCGTCTATACGTAGTGTTTAATAAGTTTGTGAACACTATGGTTCAACAACCAACGATCGATCAATTGCTACCTTTGCCTAAATCGGACAGCGAAGAGATGCAGCGTGAGCATTCATGGGACTACATCTATGAACCTGAACCAAAACCTCTACTAGATACACTTCTAGTGCGTTATGTAGAGTCTCAGGTCTACCAAGGTGTAGTTGAGAACCTTGCTTGTGAGCAAGCGGCTCGAATGATTGCGATGAAGGCTGCAACAGATAATGCAACCAACTTGATTGAAGATCTAGAACTTGTGTACAACAAAGCCCGTCAGGCTGCGATCACACAAGAACTATCGGAAATCGTTGGTGGTGCATCTGCGGTTTAA
- the atpA gene encoding F0F1 ATP synthase subunit alpha yields MQLNSTEISDLIKQRIESFEVVSEARNEGTIVSVSDGIIRIHGLADVMQGEMIELPGGRYALALNLERDSVGAVVMGPYADLKEGMKVTGTGRILEVPVGPELLGRVVNTLGEPIDGKGPIEAKLSSPVEVIAPGVIDRKSVDQPVQTGYKSVDSMIPIGRGQRELVIGDRQTGKTAMAIDAIINQKNSGIFSIYVAIGQKASTIANVVRKLEEHGALANTIVVVASASESAALQYLAPYAGCAMGEYFRDRGEDALIVYDDLSKQAVAYRQISLLLKRPPGREAFPGDVFYLHSRLLERAARVSEEYVEKFTNGEVKGKTGSLTALPIIETQAGDVSAFVPTNVISITDGQIFLQTELFNAGVRPAVDPGISVSRVGGSAQTKIIKKLSGGIRTALAQYRELAAFAQFSSDLDEATKKQLDHGQKVTELMKQKQYAPMSVFDQALVIFAAERGYLADVELNKLLDFEAALLSYARGQYADFAAEIDKTGAYNDEVEAQLKKLTDDFVATQTW; encoded by the coding sequence ATGCAACTTAATTCCACGGAAATTAGCGATCTGATCAAACAACGTATCGAATCTTTCGAAGTTGTTAGTGAAGCTCGCAATGAAGGTACTATCGTATCGGTAAGCGATGGTATCATCCGCATCCACGGCCTAGCGGACGTGATGCAAGGTGAAATGATTGAATTACCGGGTGGCCGTTATGCGCTAGCACTTAACCTCGAGCGTGACTCGGTTGGTGCGGTTGTAATGGGCCCATATGCTGACCTAAAGGAAGGCATGAAAGTTACAGGTACTGGCCGCATTCTTGAAGTGCCAGTTGGTCCAGAACTTCTAGGTCGCGTAGTGAATACACTAGGTGAGCCTATCGATGGTAAAGGTCCAATCGAAGCGAAACTGTCTTCGCCTGTAGAAGTAATCGCACCAGGTGTAATCGACCGTAAATCGGTTGACCAACCTGTACAAACTGGCTACAAATCAGTTGACTCAATGATCCCAATCGGTCGTGGTCAGCGTGAGCTTGTGATCGGTGACCGTCAGACTGGTAAAACAGCAATGGCGATCGATGCGATTATCAACCAGAAAAACTCAGGTATTTTCTCTATCTACGTAGCTATCGGTCAGAAAGCATCGACTATCGCTAACGTAGTTCGCAAACTTGAAGAGCACGGCGCGCTAGCTAACACTATCGTTGTTGTTGCATCTGCTTCTGAATCTGCAGCGCTACAATATCTAGCGCCATATGCAGGTTGTGCGATGGGTGAATACTTCCGCGATCGCGGTGAAGACGCACTGATTGTTTACGATGATCTATCTAAGCAAGCGGTAGCTTACCGTCAGATCTCTCTACTACTAAAACGTCCGCCAGGCCGTGAGGCATTCCCAGGTGATGTATTCTACTTACACTCACGTCTACTAGAGCGTGCAGCTCGAGTAAGTGAAGAGTACGTAGAAAAATTCACTAACGGTGAAGTGAAAGGTAAGACTGGTTCTCTAACTGCGCTTCCTATCATCGAAACTCAAGCAGGTGACGTTTCAGCATTCGTACCGACTAACGTAATCTCGATTACCGACGGTCAGATCTTCCTACAAACTGAGCTATTCAACGCGGGTGTTCGCCCAGCTGTTGACCCTGGTATCTCAGTATCTCGTGTAGGTGGTTCAGCGCAGACGAAAATCATCAAGAAGCTATCAGGCGGTATCCGTACTGCACTAGCTCAGTACCGTGAATTGGCGGCATTCGCACAGTTCTCATCTGACCTTGATGAAGCGACGAAGAAACAGCTAGACCATGGTCAAAAAGTGACAGAACTAATGAAGCAGAAGCAATACGCTCCAATGTCTGTATTTGACCAAGCACTAGTAATCTTCGCGGCAGAGCGTGGCTATTTAGCAGATGTTGAACTAAACAAACTGCTAGATTTTGAAGCGGCTCTACTATCGTACGCTCGCGGTCAATACGCTGATTTCGCAGCTGAGATCGACAAGACGGGTGCATATAACGATGAAGTTGAAGCACAGCTTAAGAAGCTGACGGACGACTTCGTAGCAACCCAAACTTGGTAA
- the atpH gene encoding F0F1 ATP synthase subunit delta, with the protein MSDLTTIARPYAKAAFDFAAEKDQLDQWGQMLSFAAEVANNEQMKELLTGSVSAEKLAEIFVAVCGEQVDAHGQNLLKVMAENGRLTALPDVCEQFFTLKQEHEKEIDVEVISATELSDEQLANISSKLEQRLERKVKLNCSIDEALLGGVIIRAGDLVIDDSARGRLNRLSDALQS; encoded by the coding sequence ATGTCTGATTTGACTACTATCGCACGCCCCTATGCTAAAGCAGCATTCGACTTTGCGGCGGAAAAAGACCAACTTGACCAATGGGGTCAGATGCTGTCTTTTGCAGCTGAAGTGGCAAACAACGAACAAATGAAAGAACTTCTAACGGGTTCTGTTTCTGCTGAAAAACTTGCAGAAATATTTGTAGCGGTTTGTGGCGAGCAAGTTGATGCACACGGTCAAAACCTTTTAAAGGTAATGGCAGAGAATGGTCGTTTAACGGCCCTTCCAGATGTTTGTGAACAGTTCTTTACTCTTAAACAAGAGCATGAGAAAGAGATTGATGTTGAAGTCATTTCAGCAACAGAACTTTCTGATGAGCAGCTTGCAAACATCAGCAGCAAACTTGAACAGCGTCTTGAACGCAAAGTTAAGCTGAATTGCAGTATAGATGAGGCCCTACTTGGTGGGGTGATTATTCGAGCCGGAGACTTAGTCATCGATGACTCAGCGCGTGGTCGTTTGAACCGCCTGAGCGATGCATTGCAGTCTTAA
- the atpF gene encoding F0F1 ATP synthase subunit B — MNMNATLLGQAISFALFVWFCMKYVWPPLMQAIEERQKKIADGLQAAERAAKDLDLAQANASDQLKEAKRTATEIIDQANKRKSQILDEAREEAQAERQKILTQAEAELEAERNRARDELRKQVATLAVAGAEKILERSIDKDAHKDILDNITAKL, encoded by the coding sequence GTGAATATGAACGCAACTCTGCTAGGTCAAGCAATCTCGTTCGCACTATTTGTGTGGTTCTGCATGAAGTATGTATGGCCACCATTGATGCAAGCGATCGAAGAACGTCAGAAGAAAATTGCTGACGGTCTACAAGCAGCAGAGCGAGCTGCAAAAGACTTGGATCTAGCACAAGCAAACGCTTCTGATCAATTGAAAGAAGCGAAGCGCACAGCAACTGAGATCATCGATCAAGCGAACAAGCGTAAGTCTCAAATTCTTGATGAAGCTCGTGAGGAAGCTCAGGCAGAACGCCAGAAAATCCTGACTCAAGCGGAAGCTGAACTTGAAGCTGAACGCAATCGTGCACGCGATGAGCTGCGCAAACAAGTTGCAACTCTGGCTGTAGCTGGTGCTGAGAAAATCCTTGAGCGTTCAATCGATAAAGATGCGCACAAAGATATTCTCGACAACATTACTGCAAAACTTTAA
- the atpE gene encoding F0F1 ATP synthase subunit C, with protein METLLSFSAIAVGIIVGLASLGTAIGFALLGGKFLEGAARQPEMAPMLQVKMFIIAGLLDAIPMIGIVIALLFTFANPFVGQLG; from the coding sequence ATGGAAACTTTACTGAGCTTTTCTGCAATCGCCGTAGGTATTATCGTCGGTCTTGCTTCTCTTGGTACTGCGATTGGTTTCGCACTTCTAGGTGGTAAATTCCTTGAAGGTGCAGCACGTCAACCAGAAATGGCTCCTATGCTACAAGTTAAGATGTTCATCATCGCTGGTCTACTTGATGCGATCCCAATGATCGGTATCGTAATCGCACTACTATTCACTTTCGCAAACCCATTCGTTGGTCAACTAGGTTAA